From the genome of bacterium, one region includes:
- a CDS encoding type II secretion system protein, producing MKSEKLRSAFGTKNSSEGFTYIWLMIFIAVMCINLAVVAPVWRTIVKRDKEEELKFRLESIRNGIKEYKKKYNKFPADISELVAFKCLRKPFFDPVTGKLDWTLNGDLGFSDIHSRSKEESMKSSEGKRDYYSAW from the coding sequence GTGAAAAGTGAAAAGTTGAGGAGTGCCTTTGGCACAAAAAATTCAAGTGAAGGATTTACCTATATCTGGCTCATGATTTTTATTGCGGTTATGTGCATAAATCTTGCGGTAGTGGCACCAGTCTGGAGGACTATAGTCAAACGGGATAAAGAAGAGGAATTGAAGTTTCGCCTGGAAAGCATAAGAAACGGGATAAAAGAATACAAAAAAAAATATAATAAATTTCCCGCCGATATCAGTGAATTGGTGGCTTTCAAATGTCTTCGCAAACCGTTTTTTGACCCTGTAACCGGCAAATTGGATTGGACCCTAAACGGTGATCTGGGTTTTTCTGATATACACAGCAGGTCAAAAGAAGAATCTATGAAATCCAGCGAGGGGAAAAGAGACTATTATTCTGCATGGTGA
- a CDS encoding NAD-dependent epimerase/dehydratase family protein, with the protein MKSKKRLLITGGLGFIGIHTVRRLYSKYEIVIIDFDDSPKSIRYKEELNKTNVEIYQKDIADSNTWTIIPPCDYILHAAAQVSAVISENDPVTDFKSNAYGTLLVAEYARKHSASVIYCNSMRIYDPISIKKEMQKGNKVSENCNTIEKLSKPKPPFALSKRMGELYLSYYANKYNFNVISHRMSSIVGPAQNGSKIHGWLVNIIKCAITGEEYTIYGDGKQTRDILYIDDFLDIIEMELENFKHFADGKFTVYNVGGGPKNELSILETIGILKKEYNLKLSYKFGKARQDEPKHYVSDISKIIRNGWRPKYKDPKQIINKLIDFYKGS; encoded by the coding sequence ATGAAATCTAAAAAAAGATTATTAATTACAGGTGGTCTTGGATTTATTGGAATTCATACAGTTAGAAGGTTATATAGTAAATATGAGATTGTTATTATTGATTTTGATGATTCGCCAAAATCTATTCGTTATAAGGAAGAATTAAACAAAACAAATGTAGAAATATATCAGAAAGATATTGCAGATTCAAACACCTGGACTATTATTCCGCCGTGTGATTATATTTTACACGCGGCAGCACAAGTTTCAGCGGTTATTTCGGAAAATGATCCTGTAACAGATTTTAAATCAAACGCTTATGGAACACTCCTTGTTGCTGAATATGCACGTAAACACTCTGCTAGTGTTATTTACTGTAATTCTATGCGGATATATGATCCTATTTCAATAAAAAAAGAAATGCAAAAAGGTAATAAAGTTTCAGAAAACTGCAATACAATAGAGAAACTAAGTAAACCCAAACCGCCCTTTGCACTTTCAAAACGTATGGGAGAACTTTACTTAAGTTATTATGCAAATAAATATAATTTTAATGTCATTAGTCATCGAATGAGCAGTATTGTAGGTCCCGCACAAAATGGATCTAAAATTCATGGCTGGCTTGTTAATATTATAAAATGTGCAATTACTGGAGAGGAATATACTATATATGGAGATGGTAAACAAACCAGAGATATATTATATATTGATGATTTTTTAGATATTATTGAGATGGAACTTGAGAACTTTAAACATTTTGCAGATGGTAAATTTACAGTTTATAATGTAGGTGGTGGCCCAAAAAATGAATTGAGCATATTGGAGACAATAGGAATTCTTAAAAAAGAGTATAATTTAAAATTATCTTATAAATTTGGGAAAGCGCGTCAGGATGAACCTAAGCACTATGTTTCTGATATTAGTAAAATCATACGAAATGGTTGGCGGCCAAAATATAAAGACCCTAAACAAATCATTAATAAATTGATTGATTTTTATAAAGGGAGTTAG
- a CDS encoding glutamate-5-semialdehyde dehydrogenase, translating into MEVYIQRKAGLCRESGMKLASVEGRVKNRALELMGKKLKEKADFVIAENKKDVEAAKKSGTSGAMIDRLVLNEKRIDEMCEGLKDVINLPDPVGEVIKMWKRPNGLTIGRMRVPIGAIGIIYESRPNVTVEAASLCVKAGNSVLLRGGSEAIRSNIALAGILIEAAREAGLPESCVQIIDITEREAVMKMLKQDKYLDVIIPRGGEELIRNVVENSTIPVIKHDKGVCHVFVDESADFDMADKIVFNAKVQRPGVCNAIETLLVHEKIAGKFLPITAKSLTGAKVVLKGCPETRKILKGIEEASENDWYTEYLDLILSIRTVKDMDEAIGHINFYGSHHSDAIVTSSYENSQRFLREVDSAAVYVNASTRFTDGGQFGLGAEIGISTNKLHARGPMGLEELTTSKFIIYGNGQVRE; encoded by the coding sequence ATAGAAGTTTACATACAACGTAAAGCAGGATTGTGCCGTGAGTCGGGCATGAAACTGGCTTCCGTAGAGGGACGTGTTAAAAATCGTGCGCTTGAATTAATGGGCAAAAAGCTTAAAGAAAAAGCTGATTTTGTCATAGCTGAGAATAAAAAAGATGTGGAGGCCGCGAAAAAAAGCGGGACATCAGGCGCAATGATTGACAGGCTGGTTTTGAATGAAAAAAGGATAGATGAAATGTGCGAAGGCCTTAAAGATGTGATAAATTTACCCGACCCCGTGGGAGAAGTGATAAAAATGTGGAAAAGGCCGAATGGTTTGACTATTGGCAGAATGAGGGTGCCGATTGGAGCGATAGGGATTATTTACGAGTCACGGCCGAATGTTACTGTGGAGGCCGCTTCCCTGTGTGTAAAGGCGGGAAACAGTGTTCTTCTCAGGGGAGGTTCAGAGGCCATAAGGTCTAATATAGCACTTGCCGGAATTTTAATTGAGGCGGCAAGGGAAGCGGGCCTGCCGGAATCATGTGTCCAGATAATTGATATTACTGAACGCGAAGCGGTGATGAAAATGCTGAAACAGGATAAATACCTGGATGTGATAATCCCGCGCGGTGGGGAAGAACTTATACGAAACGTTGTGGAAAATTCGACTATTCCTGTGATAAAACATGATAAAGGTGTCTGTCATGTTTTCGTTGATGAATCGGCGGATTTTGATATGGCTGATAAAATTGTTTTTAACGCAAAGGTCCAGAGGCCAGGAGTCTGCAACGCGATTGAAACACTGCTGGTCCATGAAAAAATCGCGGGAAAGTTTTTACCCATTACCGCGAAATCTTTAACTGGCGCTAAGGTTGTTTTAAAAGGCTGTCCAGAAACAAGGAAAATTTTGAAGGGAATCGAAGAGGCATCGGAAAATGACTGGTATACTGAATATCTTGATTTGATTTTGTCCATCCGCACAGTTAAGGATATGGATGAAGCGATAGGGCATATAAATTTTTACGGGTCGCACCACTCGGACGCTATTGTGACATCAAGTTATGAAAATTCACAAAGGTTTCTGCGGGAAGTGGATTCCGCCGCGGTTTATGTTAACGCGTCAACGCGGTTTACGGACGGCGGCCAGTTCGGGCTCGGCGCGGAAATAGGCATAAGCACCAACAAACTCCACGCCCGCGGGCCGATGGGACTGGAAGAGCTTACAACAAGCAAATTCATTATCTACGGGAACGGGCAGGTTAGAGAATAA
- a CDS encoding prepilin-type N-terminal cleavage/methylation domain-containing protein — translation MGQNTVTGNFLNAKCKTQNAKLEDRGFTLIELVIALSILGIILSFAEPIYKNSVIKAKEAALKKDIFVMRDTIDQYYADNNAYPASLEDLVEKRYIRSIPMDPFTKSRDTWVTISSAPEEVDVFDIHSGSDLLALDGTAYNEW, via the coding sequence ATGGGACAAAATACAGTGACTGGTAATTTTTTAAATGCAAAATGCAAAACGCAAAACGCAAAATTGGAGGACAGGGGATTTACTTTAATCGAACTGGTAATTGCGCTTTCCATACTCGGGATTATTCTGTCATTTGCCGAGCCGATTTATAAAAATTCTGTCATAAAAGCAAAAGAGGCCGCGTTAAAAAAGGATATATTTGTCATGAGGGACACTATTGACCAGTACTACGCCGATAATAATGCCTATCCGGCAAGCCTGGAGGACCTTGTCGAAAAAAGATATATCAGGTCAATTCCCATGGACCCTTTTACTAAAAGCAGGGACACGTGGGTCACAATATCTTCAGCCCCTGAAGAGGTGGATGTTTTTGATATACACAGCGGGAGTGATCTATTGGCATTGGACGGGACCGCGTATAATGAATGGTGA
- the nadD gene encoding nicotinate-nucleotide adenylyltransferase has translation MKKGKIIQLIGVFGGTFNPVHNGHLLIAEEARKRLKLDKVVFIPSSYPPHKKVSGLVSGCHRLNMVRLAIKDNPFFDSSDIEVKRGGKSYSIETIKQLKKSFKEGAEFYFIMGADSILEFMEWKEWKELLELCNFVVTPRPGYELVGAGSKPALTLLKNKIRKILHNNALADKIIFLETGEFDISSTEIREKIKNGESVNYFVPKRVFEYIYENGLYQKVS, from the coding sequence ATGAAAAAAGGAAAAATAATACAACTTATCGGTGTTTTTGGAGGCACATTTAATCCTGTCCATAACGGCCATCTTTTGATTGCAGAAGAGGCCAGGAAACGCCTGAAGCTGGACAAAGTTGTTTTTATTCCTTCTTCCTATCCTCCGCATAAAAAAGTGTCTGGTTTAGTTAGCGGTTGCCACCGCTTAAACATGGTAAGGCTTGCAATAAAAGATAATCCTTTTTTTGACTCATCCGATATTGAAGTAAAACGCGGGGGGAAATCCTATTCAATTGAAACAATAAAGCAGTTAAAGAAAAGTTTTAAAGAAGGGGCAGAATTTTATTTTATAATGGGGGCGGATTCAATTCTGGAATTTATGGAGTGGAAGGAATGGAAAGAATTATTAGAGCTTTGCAATTTTGTTGTCACGCCCCGGCCGGGATATGAGCTGGTAGGGGCCGGTTCTAAACCCGCCCTAACATTGTTAAAGAATAAAATACGGAAAATATTGCATAATAACGCATTGGCTGATAAGATAATTTTTCTTGAAACAGGCGAATTTGATATTTCGTCAACTGAGATAAGGGAAAAAATAAAAAATGGGGAATCTGTAAATTATTTTGTACCTAAAAGAGTTTTTGAATATATTTATGAGAATGGTTTGTATCAGAAAGTTAGTTGA
- a CDS encoding zf-HC2 domain-containing protein, with amino-acid sequence MKCNEVIELLDAYIEGILAGDEHKRLASHLEECNSCKREFTELKEMLDGLRSVSVITVPADFTYRVADRINKYSSNKIADWLDFIFTPRVLRWNVAVAFSLVLLMGISLYLFPRNRFSGAEVINVKFQLELPGNYNGINTISLAGDFNGWDTKAMMLNPDGDNKWAIDVPLKKGRYQYMFVIDGKRWMPDPGAKKFIDDGFGGKNSLLEL; translated from the coding sequence ATGAAATGCAATGAAGTAATTGAATTATTAGACGCCTATATAGAGGGGATCCTTGCCGGGGATGAGCATAAGAGGCTGGCCTCCCATTTGGAGGAATGTAATAGCTGTAAAAGGGAGTTTACAGAGCTTAAAGAGATGCTTGACGGCTTAAGATCAGTTTCAGTGATTACTGTTCCCGCTGATTTTACATACCGGGTTGCAGACCGCATTAACAAATACAGCAGTAACAAAATAGCCGATTGGCTGGATTTTATTTTTACGCCGAGGGTATTAAGATGGAATGTGGCAGTGGCCTTCTCGCTCGTTCTTTTAATGGGCATAAGCCTTTACTTATTTCCAAGAAACCGGTTTAGCGGCGCGGAGGTAATAAATGTTAAATTCCAACTCGAATTGCCCGGGAATTACAATGGAATAAACACGATTTCTTTAGCCGGTGATTTTAACGGGTGGGATACAAAGGCCATGATGCTCAATCCTGACGGCGATAATAAATGGGCAATTGATGTTCCCCTGAAAAAAGGGCGATACCAATATATGTTTGTTATTGACGGTAAAAGATGGATGCCTGATCCCGGTGCAAAGAAATTTATAGATGACGGTTTTGGTGGAAAAAATTCATTGCTTGAGTTATAA
- a CDS encoding HAD-IIB family hydrolase, whose amino-acid sequence MQTAIMFDVDNTLTPPRQPINETMAEILKHLSVPFHVVAGSHRSLLEKQFFKPLYNFGFRGQFSAFVSNGAIHYKCDYSNDMSIELVSQFNIRQYLGETDYNFLMKVLEKTLGLQEFHLPKSLKIIGERITDRISMINFCPIGRVEQEDLEVQINRKNFSEFDRINGYRQKIMSYLNQELSTLINRRGLIITLGGQTSFDIGIIDQDKTNAIRTLLKEGTERLIFIGDALFEGGNDAAIKKFIEKWPSKTKCPVEAIQTNSWKETIEILRKYKYIS is encoded by the coding sequence ATGCAGACAGCTATTATGTTTGATGTTGATAATACATTAACCCCGCCGCGTCAACCGATTAACGAAACAATGGCAGAAATCTTGAAACATCTTTCTGTCCCGTTTCATGTTGTTGCCGGCAGCCACCGTTCGCTTTTAGAAAAGCAGTTTTTTAAACCGCTCTACAATTTTGGTTTTCGGGGACAGTTTAGCGCTTTTGTGAGCAACGGGGCAATTCATTATAAGTGTGATTATTCAAATGATATGTCTATTGAACTGGTTTCACAATTTAACATCCGACAATATCTTGGTGAAACTGATTATAATTTTTTGATGAAGGTACTGGAGAAGACTTTGGGATTACAGGAATTCCACTTACCCAAGTCTTTAAAGATTATAGGAGAAAGAATAACTGATAGAATCTCCATGATTAATTTTTGTCCCATAGGCAGGGTAGAGCAGGAAGATTTAGAAGTCCAAATTAACAGAAAAAATTTTAGTGAATTTGATCGAATTAACGGATATAGACAAAAAATTATGTCTTATCTTAACCAGGAATTGTCAACTTTAATAAACAGAAGGGGTTTAATAATAACATTAGGGGGGCAGACATCTTTTGATATCGGTATTATTGATCAGGACAAAACAAATGCAATTAGAACTTTATTGAAAGAAGGGACTGAAAGATTGATATTTATCGGAGATGCCTTATTTGAAGGCGGTAATGACGCCGCCATAAAAAAATTTATAGAAAAATGGCCTTCAAAAACTAAATGTCCGGTTGAAGCTATACAAACAAACTCATGGAAAGAAACAATAGAAATATTAAGAAAATATAAATATATTTCTTGA
- a CDS encoding prepilin-type N-terminal cleavage/methylation domain-containing protein, producing MLNKKFKIQNSKFKISEGFSFIELMVTLAIIGILSSVVLPLTRITIKRNDEIELRRALREIRKSIDNYKIKFDELKTEFYSTKRDENREELYKKFKVEEVDRIGYPLTLEELVELKFLRRIPEDPVTGSKEWAARSYSDAFDSKNTDGRNIYDVRSKSEEEALDGTKYSDW from the coding sequence ATGTTAAATAAAAAATTCAAAATTCAAAATTCAAAATTCAAAATTTCGGAGGGCTTCAGTTTTATCGAGTTAATGGTTACTTTAGCTATAATCGGGATTTTATCTTCTGTTGTTTTACCCCTGACAAGGATAACAATAAAGAGAAACGACGAAATAGAATTGCGAAGGGCCCTAAGGGAGATAAGAAAATCGATTGACAATTACAAGATAAAATTTGATGAATTAAAAACTGAATTTTACAGCACAAAAAGGGATGAAAACCGGGAGGAACTTTACAAGAAGTTCAAAGTTGAAGAAGTGGACCGTATAGGTTATCCTCTTACCCTGGAAGAACTGGTTGAACTTAAATTTTTGAGGCGGATACCGGAGGATCCTGTTACAGGCTCAAAAGAATGGGCGGCACGTTCATATAGTGACGCGTTTGACAGTAAAAATACAGATGGAAGGAATATTTATGATGTCCGTTCTAAAAGTGAAGAAGAGGCGTTAGATGGGACAAAATACAGTGACTGGTAA
- a CDS encoding sigma-70 family RNA polymerase sigma factor, giving the protein MDTHEEDIILVRKCLKGNNDAFTSLVNKYKLQIYNLAYRLLGNREEAKDVAQEAFFRAYRSLNKYKITYSFFTWIYTISINVCRNRLKDNKKMQMVSFESPSNLEDDDFELPIASDELTPEEVLQKKRNDMIVQRIISQLPKKYRVVVVLKYLHGLQYNEIANIVNLPLGTVKIQIHRARRVLKELWDKETKNKF; this is encoded by the coding sequence ATGGACACGCATGAAGAGGATATAATTCTTGTAAGAAAATGTCTCAAAGGAAATAATGACGCCTTTACGTCGCTTGTTAATAAGTATAAACTTCAAATATATAATCTGGCATACAGGCTTTTGGGAAACAGGGAAGAGGCAAAAGATGTTGCCCAGGAGGCCTTTTTCAGGGCATACCGGTCATTAAACAAATATAAAATAACATACAGTTTTTTTACATGGATATATACTATTTCCATAAATGTTTGCCGGAACCGCCTTAAAGATAATAAAAAGATGCAGATGGTTTCATTTGAATCACCTTCTAACCTGGAGGACGATGATTTTGAATTGCCGATAGCTTCGGATGAATTAACACCCGAGGAGGTATTGCAAAAAAAGAGAAACGATATGATTGTCCAGCGGATTATCAGCCAGCTGCCTAAAAAATACAGGGTGGTGGTGGTTTTAAAGTACCTGCACGGTTTACAATACAATGAGATAGCCAATATAGTTAATTTACCGCTTGGGACAGTGAAGATTCAGATACACCGTGCGCGCAGGGTCCTTAAAGAACTTTGGGACAAAGAAACAAAAAATAAATTTTGA
- a CDS encoding glycosyltransferase, producing MKPRILFSYVSIGSGHQQAAKAIEKYIKTRDPDIATLCVNSFSFSGFVATNIVSFIYFYTIKLAPELWGYLYDNTWVKKKINIFYSLINWGNSIRFYSLIKRFNPSVIVCTQAIPCGIVAGLKRRKKINIPLVAIMTDFVAHIYWIYKEVDIYFVATEDMKMKLMEHGIDENRIKLSGIPVAQDFAMSNNKQEILRKEKLSDKIKTILLMGGSRGIGKLKEVISELDKIDIPYQVIAVAGNNKKLKKKLDLIKVNQGNQLKVYGFAEHLNELMDISDLIITKPGGLTSAEVLIKGLPMVIVNPIPGQEEYNSRFLVKNGTAVRVDNINELGSTVKMLFKDPEKLLQMKQSALKLAKPTATSDIGNIIIELGGKYADRSLHTT from the coding sequence ATGAAACCGCGTATTTTATTTTCTTATGTTTCCATAGGGTCGGGCCATCAGCAGGCCGCGAAGGCGATTGAAAAGTATATAAAAACGCGTGACCCTGATATTGCCACATTATGCGTAAATTCCTTCAGCTTTTCAGGTTTTGTGGCAACGAATATTGTTTCATTTATTTATTTTTATACAATAAAATTAGCGCCTGAATTATGGGGGTATTTATACGATAATACCTGGGTAAAGAAAAAAATTAATATATTCTACTCATTGATAAACTGGGGGAATTCTATAAGGTTTTATTCACTTATCAAGAGGTTTAACCCTTCGGTAATAGTATGCACGCAGGCCATCCCGTGCGGTATAGTCGCCGGGTTAAAAAGAAGGAAAAAAATAAATATCCCGCTTGTTGCCATAATGACGGATTTTGTGGCGCATATTTACTGGATTTATAAAGAAGTGGATATATACTTTGTCGCGACAGAAGATATGAAAATGAAACTTATGGAACACGGAATTGATGAAAATAGAATAAAACTTTCCGGTATCCCTGTAGCCCAGGATTTCGCAATGTCCAATAATAAACAGGAAATATTAAGGAAAGAAAAATTATCAGATAAAATAAAGACAATACTTTTAATGGGCGGAAGCCGCGGGATAGGGAAGCTCAAGGAAGTCATATCTGAACTCGATAAGATTGATATTCCATACCAGGTGATCGCCGTCGCAGGGAATAACAAAAAACTGAAGAAAAAACTGGATTTAATAAAAGTTAATCAGGGCAATCAACTGAAAGTTTATGGGTTTGCTGAGCATTTGAACGAACTCATGGACATAAGCGATTTAATTATTACAAAACCGGGCGGTTTAACAAGCGCCGAGGTCCTAATCAAGGGTTTGCCGATGGTCATTGTTAATCCTATTCCCGGGCAGGAAGAATATAACAGCCGGTTTCTTGTTAAAAATGGGACAGCCGTCAGAGTGGATAATATTAATGAATTAGGCAGTACAGTTAAAATGCTGTTTAAAGACCCTGAAAAGCTTCTACAAATGAAGCAATCCGCGTTGAAACTCGCAAAACCAACGGCCACAAGTGACATCGGTAACATAATAATTGAATTGGGAGGAAAATATGCAGATAGAAGTTTACATACAACGTAA